The Humulus lupulus chromosome 3, drHumLupu1.1, whole genome shotgun sequence genome window below encodes:
- the LOC133822549 gene encoding protein DMR6-LIKE OXYGENASE 1-like: MESFQRARDNIPMSLSQKFIVPEEHRPNLSQISTQASIPIIDLSFDLNDHDPPSPLLVQEILQASEEYGFFQIINHGVPQDLCKKTMTAVADFYSLPSQERSQFTDSTKPVKFTEYLLKSKDQENANVSLWSESLNHPWDPAGDFASLLPQNPPQYRETFAEYAKEIDKVMKRLFGLISQGLGLEKDYLEKKLGENPWLTALANFFPPCPDPELTLGMSTHTDLSALTVLMQSEEVTCLQVLKDDKWIAVHPLPNAFVINLGDQLEVLSNGRLKSVHHRVVTNKMQQRISVALFYGPNMETMIGPIEELTDEQNPPLYRSYTCAEFLEEFKRQAGKRPMVKEAFQLRRQ; encoded by the exons atggagtcATTTCAAAGGGCCAGAGACAACATTCCTATGTCCCTTTCACAAAAATTCATTGTCCCAGAAGAGCATAGGCCTAACCTCTCACAAATTTCAACTCAGGCCTCAATCCCCATCATTGATCTGAGTTTTGACCTTAATGATCATGACCCCCCTTCCCCTTTATTGGTTCAGGAGATATTACAAGCTTCTGAGGAATATGGCTTCTTCCAAATCATCAACCATGGAGTCCCTCAAGATTTGTGCAAGAAGACTATGACTGCCGTTGCTGATTTCTACAGTTTGCCTTCTCAAGAAAGGTCTCAGTTTACAGATAGCACCAAGCCAGTCAAATTTACTGAATACTTACTCAAGTCCAAAGACCAAGAGAATGCTAATGTCTCATTGTGGAGTGAATCCTTaaaccatccttgggatcctgcTGGAGATTTTGCCTCTTTACTACCCCAAAATCCTCCTCAATATAG AGAGACTTTTGCCGAATATGCAAAGGAGATAGATAAGGTAATGAAAAGACTTTTTGGGTTAATATCACAAGGGCTCGGGCTAgagaaggattacttggaaaagaaGTTAGGTGAGAATCCATGGTTGACAGCACTAGCCAACTTCTTTCCACCATGTCCAGACCCTGAGCTCACTCTTGGGATGTCTACTCATACTGATCTCAGTGCCCTCACGGTGTTGATGCAATCAGAGGAAGTGACTTGTCTTCAGGTCCTTAAAGATGACAAATGGATTGCCGTTCATCCACTCCCAAATGCATTTGTTATCAATCTTGGTGATCAACTAGAG GTTCTGAGTAATGGAAGATTGAAGAGTGTGCACCACAGAGTTGTGACCAACAAAATGCAGCAGAGGATATCAGTAGCTTTGTTCTATGGACCAAACATGGAGACTATGATTGGTCCCATTGAAGAGTTgaccgatgaacaaaaccctccTCTCTATCGCAGTTATACTTGTGCTGAGTTCCTTGAAGAATTTAAAAGGCAAGCAGGTAAAAGGCCAATGGTAAAGGAAGCTTTCCAGCTAAGAAGACAATAA